Sequence from the Pyrobaculum neutrophilum V24Sta genome:
GAGACGGGGGTGACGGAGCCTCCAATCCTCGCCAGGCTGTAGGTCATGAAGACGGCCAACAAGGCAAAGACAAACGCTATGGGAGTCACGCTGGCGACAGCCAAGAAGCCTATAGCCAACGTGGCCCCGAAGGCCGCCCCGGAGGAGATGCCCAAGATGTAGCTATCGACAAGCGGGTTTTTAAACATGGCTTGAAGAATCAAGCCGGAGAGAGCCAACGCCGCGCCCACCGCCATAGAGAAGACAACCCTCGGCATCCTAATTCCAACGATAACAACCTCATAGGTCGTGGGGTAGTGCAGATTCACCGCAGGCGAAACGACGCCAAATGTAACCACGCTGACGGCGGTGGAGAAAAGAGAAGCCAACTTAGCCGACACCACCATAACCACGTCGTATATAGGTATGGGGTACGCGCCCACCGAGATACTCACAAGAAACACCGCCAGGGGTAGCCCGTAGACGAGATACCTCACCCACATATCAACCCCTCGCCCACGTATGTACACGACACGTTATAGAACCTCCTCAACAGCTCCGCATGTATAGGTCTCCAATCTGGATAATACTCTGGATATATGGCGCGGCCAAAGGCGTATATGGCGCTTACGAACCTAGGGCCGTAGATCTCGGGGAAGTTTAAGCTATATGCAGATAGGACAACCCCGTAGACCCTCCCCTCTCTCACGGCCTTTATCGCCCTCCACCTCGGATCGCTCAGGATAGCTTTCACCGCTTGCGCAGTTCTGTTGTAGTCAGACCACGCCACGATCAAGACGTCGGTTTTGTTTCCAAATAGGGCGATGAGCTTCTCCAGGTCAAACTTGGGGTACTGCACCGTGAAGTTGTAGTCAAAAGCCACGTTGTGCCCTCCCACCAGCTCCACGGTCTCCGCGTAGGCAGACCCCCTGTAGGACACGGAGATAGGCCCCCTCTCCAACACGCCTGTGGGGTAAATCACGAGGACATTTCTCCGCTTCTCCGGCGGGATCCCCCTCGCGATTTCAAGAGCTTTTTTGTACTCCCTCTCTAGAAAGTCCGCAAGAGCCTCCGCCTTCTCGGTGACGTTAAACACACGGCCGAGCGCTCTGATGATCCTGATGTTTTCATAAGGCATCTTCGTCCCCGTCTTATTGACATCGGTGATGCCGAACGCCAAGACCTTATACCCAAGCTCCCGCGACTTCTCCAACACCTGTCTCTCGCCGGGCTCAAAGCCGCCTTTCCAGCGGCCCATGATAATTAAGTCGGGCCGTAGAGCAGCCACTGCCTCCCAGTTTATACCCGAGAAGGTTTCGCCCACTGCCGGAGCGCCCCTGACCTCCTTAGGTAAAAACGACGCCCTGGCCACAGAGGGGCTGATCCCCACGACCCTATCTACGACCCCCAATACATAAAGCGCCTCGGCCCAACCGCTGTATAACACGATAACTCTCCTAGGCGGCGACTCGAAAGTCACCTCCCTCCCCATGGAATCCATAACTGTAACAGGGTAGAGTTGAGCCACGTTACACCTAAGCCCGCCCTCTACGTGACAAGACATGTTGTAGAACCTCCTGAGCAACTCTACATGTAGAGGTTTCCAGTCCGGGTAGTACTGTGGGTAGATCAAATGGCCTAGCGCGTAGATGGCGGAGATAAACCTAGGCGAGTATTCGTAGGGGTAGCTGAAGTCGTAGTATGAAAAGTTCACCCCGTAGACCCTCCCCTCTCTCACGGCCTTTATCACCCTCCACCTCGGATCGCCCAAGATCCTCTTGATCGCCCTATCGACGTATCTCCCCCCGTGCCAATCCCTCACTATTACGACATCTGTCTTGTTTCCAAATAGGGCGATGAGCTTCTCCAGATCCAGCTTGGGGGTCTGGCTCAGGTTGTAATCAAAAGCGACGTTGTGTGCGCCTACAAGCTCCACGAGCTCGCCGGAGGCGCTACCTCTCCCCGACACGTAGATATCGCCGCTTGTGGCGAGGGAGTAGGCCGAGATCACGAGCACGTTTAACCTCTTCTCCGGCGGGATCCTCATCGCGATATCTAGAGCCTCTCTATACCTCTCCTCAAGCCAGCTGGCCAGCTCCTCGGCTCTATCCCGTACGTTGAAGACCTTGCCGAGCACTCTGACTATCCTGATGTTTTCATACGGCCAGGAGCTGTTTACGCCGGGCGCCACATATCCAAAGGCGAGGACTTTGTATCCCAGCTCCCGGGACTTCTCTAAGACCTGTTGTTCACCGGCGGCGAAAACCCCGCCCCAGTAGCCCATCACCACCAAATCCGGCTTCAAGGCGGCGACCGCCTCCCAGTTTATCCCGGAGTAGGTATCTCCCACGACGGTTCTGTTCCTAAGCGAAGCCGGCAGAGAGACCACGTCGGCGACGGATTTCCCAATCCCCACAACCCTATTCCACACCCCCAACACGTAGAGAAACTCGGCGTGGGTCAACGCCACCACCCTCTCGGGAGGTTTGTCAAAAACTACCACGCGCCCCGCAGAATCCACCACAGAGACGGGGGAGGGCCCGGCGGCTCTAGGCGGAGCCGTGGCGTTGGAGACGCCGCCCCCCGTGGGGGGTTTTGCCAGATAGAGGGCGAAAACAGCTAGGATTACCGCCAGGAGAACCCCTATTACAACTCTTGTATTCATAAAATCCAGAAGTAATATTACAGATTTAAAGTTTTAAGGCCGGAAGAAGCGCGGAGGATTTAGGCATTAATACTTAAATAGAAGTAACGTAATACAGCTATGCTCCGGCTGTCTTTTATCGTGGGCTACGGCGGCTCTATGTTGCCGGTTTTAGCTAAGGTGGCGGAGGAGGAGGCGAAGAAGTTGGGTTTTGAATACCTCGTGACCTCCGACGCGGCCGCCTCTGCCCACGCCGATTTTTTAAAGGAGAGCGACGCCGTGTTGATCTATACACACCAGCTTGCCCCAGAGGTGGAATCTGCCATAAGAAGGTCCAGGGCTAAGGTCGTGGTTTCTCTAAACCCCGAGTACCACCCAGACATCGTAAGAGGTAGGCCGGACCTCTGGATCGAGGCTAGGCGGTACTTCGTAACCGGGGGAGAGAAAAACCTTCGAAACGTTGTGCGTCTCCTCCTTAGGGAGCTCGGCGTGGCTGTGGAGGTAGAGGACGTGGAGCCCATCCCCTGGGACGGCATCTACCACCCGAAATACGGCGTTTTCACAGACCTAGAGGAGTACATGAGGAGGTACGAGAAGAGGGGGGAGGAGACGGTGGGGATACTGTTCTACAGGACAAACTGGCTCTACGGCAACACAAAACACGTAGATAGGCTCATAGAGGAGTTCGAGAAAGAGGGGGTCAACGTCATCGCCGTCTTCACCTACGGCTTCCGCGACGACATATTGAAGGCGCCTTCCAAGGAGGAGTCGGCGGCGAGGTACTTCATACGCGGCGGCAGACCTGTTGTAGACGCGGTGGTGAACCTGACCTCCTTCTTCATCCTCGACAGAGGTAGGTGGACTCTGGATCCCAACAGGATGAGGGTGGCAGACGGCGTTGGTCTCCTGAAGATGCTCAACGTCCCCATCATTACGCCCGCCCAGTCCTCGCGCCAGACTGTGAGGGAGTGGCTAGACAGCCCCGAGGGAATCGACTATATGAGCCAGGTTTACTACGTCGTTATGCCGGAGGTGGACGGCGGGATCGAGCCCTTCTTCCTAGTCGGCACTAGGGTAAACAGAGATGGGGCTAAGGTGGCGGACGTCTACGAACCCCACGTGTCCTACCTCGTCAGAAGGGTGAAGAGGTGGATAAGGCTCTCCAGGAAGTCGCCTAGCGAGAGGAAGATCGCCATAGTGCTCATAAATCCGCCGTGTAAAGGCCTTGAGGCCAACGTGGGGGTTGGCCTAGGGCTGGACGTGCCCGAGTCTGTGGTGAGGTTGTTAAAGAGGCTGAGGGAATTAGGCTATATCGTAGGGGGGGAGATCCCGGAGAGCGGGCAGGCCTTGATAAAGCTCATCCTCTCGAGGAAGGCAATCAGCGAGTTTAGGTGGACCTCCGTCGAGACTATAGTCAAGTCGGGCGGCGCCGTGGGCTTCGTCGACTTAGACACATACATGCGGTGGTTTAACGAGCTTCCCCCCGACGTGAGAGAGAAGATGGTGAAAGACTGGGGCCGCCCAGCCGACGTCTTAGGCGGGAGGTTCAACAAGCTGTTT
This genomic interval carries:
- a CDS encoding cobaltochelatase subunit CobN — its product is MLRLSFIVGYGGSMLPVLAKVAEEEAKKLGFEYLVTSDAAASAHADFLKESDAVLIYTHQLAPEVESAIRRSRAKVVVSLNPEYHPDIVRGRPDLWIEARRYFVTGGEKNLRNVVRLLLRELGVAVEVEDVEPIPWDGIYHPKYGVFTDLEEYMRRYEKRGEETVGILFYRTNWLYGNTKHVDRLIEEFEKEGVNVIAVFTYGFRDDILKAPSKEESAARYFIRGGRPVVDAVVNLTSFFILDRGRWTLDPNRMRVADGVGLLKMLNVPIITPAQSSRQTVREWLDSPEGIDYMSQVYYVVMPEVDGGIEPFFLVGTRVNRDGAKVADVYEPHVSYLVRRVKRWIRLSRKSPSERKIAIVLINPPCKGLEANVGVGLGLDVPESVVRLLKRLRELGYIVGGEIPESGQALIKLILSRKAISEFRWTSVETIVKSGGAVGFVDLDTYMRWFNELPPDVREKMVKDWGRPADVLGGRFNKLFVGMVYQGKFVIPGVVFGNVLIMPQPKFGCAGPRCDGRVCRILHDPTISPPHQWLAAYRWATRVFGADVLIHFGTHGALEFRPGKGVGLDVSSWPEISVDDVPHLYVYAFTNPMEGVIAKRRSYAVIIDHLYPPMDTAEVFEQLEKLVNDYWRAKQNGNYEQAKILYAKIREEAEKAHVKPRVKTDDPDDYVEEVHNYLRMVSDTEINLGLHIFGHPTSDVEKLARYGTTIFLKDTARYPSVVRALAEYLGFDYDELRRRPGEVNKLGMTNDELLKKLKEMAYAVSKRLVESGYTSAGLTEEAVVKAVEEVRTAFGL
- a CDS encoding ABC transporter substrate-binding protein, translating into MNTRVVIGVLLAVILAVFALYLAKPPTGGGVSNATAPPRAAGPSPVSVVDSAGRVVVFDKPPERVVALTHAEFLYVLGVWNRVVGIGKSVADVVSLPASLRNRTVVGDTYSGINWEAVAALKPDLVVMGYWGGVFAAGEQQVLEKSRELGYKVLAFGYVAPGVNSSWPYENIRIVRVLGKVFNVRDRAEELASWLEERYREALDIAMRIPPEKRLNVLVISAYSLATSGDIYVSGRGSASGELVELVGAHNVAFDYNLSQTPKLDLEKLIALFGNKTDVVIVRDWHGGRYVDRAIKRILGDPRWRVIKAVREGRVYGVNFSYYDFSYPYEYSPRFISAIYALGHLIYPQYYPDWKPLHVELLRRFYNMSCHVEGGLRCNVAQLYPVTVMDSMGREVTFESPPRRVIVLYSGWAEALYVLGVVDRVVGISPSVARASFLPKEVRGAPAVGETFSGINWEAVAALRPDLIIMGRWKGGFEPGERQVLEKSRELGYKVLAFGITDVNKTGTKMPYENIRIIRALGRVFNVTEKAEALADFLEREYKKALEIARGIPPEKRRNVLVIYPTGVLERGPISVSYRGSAYAETVELVGGHNVAFDYNFTVQYPKFDLEKLIALFGNKTDVLIVAWSDYNRTAQAVKAILSDPRWRAIKAVREGRVYGVVLSAYSLNFPEIYGPRFVSAIYAFGRAIYPEYYPDWRPIHAELLRRFYNVSCTYVGEGLICG